From Macrobrachium rosenbergii isolate ZJJX-2024 chromosome 55, ASM4041242v1, whole genome shotgun sequence, a single genomic window includes:
- the PIG-S gene encoding GPI transamidase component PIG-S: MAQVDKDSKKEPNATREGAWAAAGFAVVLVVVGLPVWWYTTTVYRAHLPYGTIQQLSRQLRYHGVGMTLVGVTDPAFTMDLERQLKSMRSIKFLLAQRRPEKEELKIIRATDTLHDLDEKLTATALIASGTLGLFILSESDSRVLDAANVSIAVGRHRLIFVKPEVDMTLLSSVIKDMVINTLASKKADGNKVLHELKGQQRKEAMRQVPTEPGYDVTLTLMVPEPQLISVNWDAKKAVSDYLKPFAKQVQSISEISIRSQVLYMTGLNVSPQWSSSYSHFALPEEQLPLTINAIEAKLGSYVRTRPSLHFVVYIPRVKQAPLFIHKADGTPLEINSFMVPRWGGVMIHNVPALDVNASYPQSVELDTHWIMTTVLTHLHKLLPVPTVKNEESLLLMAPKESCKLADWQLDGLARARVSSYLANIRITLQSLCELVGEISNMVISDEVGGWVWGAVEEWGECGRATREGRLQEATLYCSRSFMQADAAFFHPSMLALLYFPDNQKYAIYVPLFLPVSIPVILSLKVVLGLYKKQTPQKVKSD; encoded by the exons ATGGCTCAGGTGGATAAGGATAGCAAGAAGGAACCTAATGCAACAAGGGAGGGTGCTTGGGCAGCTGCTGGCTTTGCTGTTGTCCTTGTAGTCGTGGGCTTACCTGTATGGTGGTATACTACGACAGTTTATCGTGCTCACTTACCCTATGGCACTATACAACAGCTCTCTCGGCAGCTCAGATACCACGGTGTGGGAATGACTCTTGTTGGGGTAACAGACCCAGCCTTCACAATGGACTTGGAACGGCAGTTGAAATCTATGC gttCCATAAAGTTTCTCCTGGCTCAGAGACGACCAGAGAAAGAGGAGCTGAAAATCATAAGAGCAACAGACACTCTTCATGACTTGGATGAAAAGCTGACAGCCACAGCCTTGATAGCATCAGGAACACTCGGACTCTTCATTTTGTCAGAGTCGGACTCAAGAGTGTTAGATGCAGCTAATGTGAGCATAGCAGTCGGCCGACATCGATTAATATTTGTGAAGCCAGAAGTTG ATATGACATTACTTAGTTCAGTCATCAAAGACATGGTAATTAACACCCTAGCCAGCAAAAAAGCCGATGGAAACAAGGTTCTTCATGAACTGAAAGGGCAACAGAGGAAGGAAGCCATGAGACAG GTTCCAACAGAGCCCGGTTATGATGTAACTCTTACACTAATGGTGCCTGAGCCCCAGTTGATATCTGTCAACTGGGATGCTAAGAAGGCAGTCTCAG attaCCTGAAGCCATTTGCAAAACAGGTGCAAAGCATTTCTGAAATCAGCATAAGGTCCCAGGTACTTTATATGACTGGCCTTAATGTATCCCCACAGTGGTCCTCGTCTTATTCACATTTTGCCTTGCCAGAAGAACAGCTGCCTTTGACCATAAATGCTATTGAGGCCAAATTAG GTTCATACGTTCGAACTAGGCCATCTCTTCATTTTGTGGTCTATATTCCAAGGGTAAAACAGGCTCCTCTGTTCATACATAAAGCAGATGGCACTCCTTTAGAAATAAACAG ctttatgGTACCAAGGTGGGGAGGAGTGATGATTCATAATGTTCCTGCGCTGGATGTCAATGCTTCGTATCCCCAGTCTGTCGAGCTTGATACCCACTGGATTATGACAACTGTATTAACTCATCTCCACAAACTTTTGCCTGTGCCAACAGTG AAAAATGAGGAAAGTCTTTTATTAATGGCACCCAAAGAGTCTTGCAAATTGGCTGACTGGCAGTTGGATGGCCTAGCACGTGCAAGGGTGTCATCATATCTGGCTAACATTCGCATAACATTACAG TCGCTCTGTGAATTGGTAGGGGAGATCAGCAATATGGTGATTAGTGATGAAGTGGGAGGATGGGTGTGGGGCGCCGTGGAGGAGTGGGGTGAGTGTGGTAGGGCAACGAGGGAGGGAAGGCTGCAGGAAGCAACCCTGTATTGCAGTCGCTCTTTCATGCAGGCTGATGCAGCTTTCTTCCACCCATCCATGTTGGCACTTTTATACTTCCCAGATAATCAGAA GTACGCAATATATGTGCCGCTGTTCCTGCCGGTGAGTATTCCTGTAATTTTGTCACTCAAGGTTGTTTTGGGCCTCTACAAGAAACAAACTCCGCAAAAGGTGAAAAGTGACTAG